The genomic window GTGGAAACTCATCATCCAGAGCAACTTCAAACGCACCCAGTATGAACCCAAGGCCCTCTACAACCTGAAGGACGATCCCGGCGAAAAGAAAGACCTGATCAAGAATCCGGAATACAAGAAGCTCGTCGAAACCATGTTCAAGGAATACATGGACATCCTGCAATCCGGCCAACCCACCGCACCGGGACGCTAGACCGTAAGGCCCTTTCGTGGAGGGGCGGAAAGAAATCTTGGAGTGCGGCGGGAACGGAAAGGCCACGCCGCTTTAAAAACCGGTGCGGATGGTATTTCTACAGGACAATTGAACGATAAGACTATTTCGGTGCGGGTGGATTTTTTAAACCGTTGCGTCCGCATCGGAAATAGTCCTGTTGTTAATCGTCTTGTGAAAAAAACGGGTTGGAGGGCGAGGTTCCATCCGAGCCGCCCGCCGCCCCGGATCGTTATTCGCCGCGAACCTCCTTCGCCAAGGCTACGGCGGTCAAGTATCGCGCAGGGAAACGCAAGGACGGGGCGGAAAGATTTTTTGGAGTGCTGCGGGAACTGAAAGACCACGCCGCTTTAAAAACCGGTGCGGATGGTATTTCTACAGGACAATTGAACGACAAGACTATTTCGGTGCGGGTGGATTTTTTAAACCGCTGCGTCCGCACCGGAAAGTGTCCTGTCGTTAATCGTCTTGTGAAAAAAACGGGTTGGAGGGCGAGGTTGCATCCGAGCCGTTCGTGGAGGGGCGGACGCCGTCCGCCCGGGCGCACGGCGTGCGCCCACTCCAGCAAGGCATCGCAGGCGTTGGGATGGCCACACAATTGAGAAGCAATTGCGCGCATAGCACAAAGACCACCGCCAGGCTCTTCATCCCTAATATGAACTTAACTTGAATGGTCTCACCACAGAGGACACGAAGGCACAGAGGAGCGGGAATGTTCAATTGCTCTGTGTCTCGGTGACCTCTGTGGTGAAAAACAAACCTGTTTAATTGGGTATGATTCTCACCAAAGCGGCTTCGCAGCAGAAAAAATGACAGAACAATTAGGACAGAATGATTTCCTTTATGCCGTAACCATGAATTATTTTGTCCTAATTATTCTGTCAAAAAAATTGCACGATTTGCTTAACCGCGAATGAACACCAATGAACACGAATTTCCCCTGCGCCGCACCGGAAAGTGTCCTGTCGTTAATCGTCTTGTGAAAAAAACGGGTTGGAGGGCGAGGTTCCATCCGAGCCGTTCGTGGAGGGGCGGACGCCGTCCGCCCGGGCGCACGGCGTGCGCCCCTCCAGCAAGGCATCGCAGGCGTTGGGATGGCCACGAGGAGGCGCAAAAAGTACAAAGACCACAGCCTGGTTCTACGGCATGAGACGGCATCCCTCCGCGAACGCCAGGAAACGCTTGATCCAGTCGCAGTACGTTTGCTCCGTCCGGTAGGCATAGTGGTAATAGCGCATCGTTTCGCGCACTTGATCCATTAGTTTATGGTTTTTGTCGGGTTTAAACTTCTTCTTGTCTTCCATAAAAACCTCACTAATATATTCATATCTGGAGTGGATCGTAAGATTAGGTCATCTATGGATTATTGGCCAGCGATTTTTCCGGTTTTAACATAAAATAGCGTCATACATGGAGAATCCGTCCAGCCCATAGGGTACGTAGGTGGAATATTTTCCATGGACGCAACTGTTCGAATAAAAAATAGAAGGAAGATTATGAAACCAAAATTAATGCTATTGTTGATCATATCGTTACTTTCCATGACGACATTGGTTTCAGCCAAAAATGACATTGTCCTTTCTGTTACAAAGCAAGATGCACAGGGAGCAACGAATGAAAGTCTAAACAGCTCGAATGCCTGTAGTCTTTTGGAGAAAAGTATAAAGAACAGGATGCAAAAGAACTTCAAGAACCTCTATGAAGAAAAATATGGAAAAACCAATAAACCCATCCCACTAGAATCCAAATCATGGGTTTTAACAAAAGGAAACTACAACTTCGTTGTCGTGAGAGTGTCCTGTTCAGACATAATGAATTCCATCGCTATTTATGGGATCAAAGATGGGATGTTAATCCGAGTTTCTGGTGTGCGTGAAGGAAAAAGTCAAATTCCGATTTCATATGGTGAATTCTCTAAAAAGGTTAATGAAACATTTGGAGTAAAGCTATAACTCAACATTTCAACCCACACAGAAAGGAAGTAAAATGAGTGAAGAACCAATCATTGAAACAGCATGCACAAATTGTAAAATAGGGGTATTCACTTCGCTGGACTAAGTCTGTATCTTGTGGTTTCTTCCCCTGACCGACAGGGATATTTCCTTGAACCGAACGGGTTCCATAGCGACTGCATTTTGTAGCAGACGGTAAAACAGCATTCCCCGCGAGCGGGAAGTGCGCCGGTTGAAGCGGAACGTGTATTCGTCGAGATAGTATGCCAAATGCTCGTGACTTACTGCGCCCTGATGTGTTCCGCCAAGCCACCGCTTAAGCAAACTGGCGACTCGATGGCAAAGGGGGAGCAGGTTCGCGCCAACATCCTCGGATTTCCGAACGACTTTATGGTCGTAGCCCAAAGCTCCCAAACCATTGTACCCCTTCCACCCGTCCGTCTTCACCTGCGTACCCGGATCAACTGTTTCTCGGATGGCCCCTTCAAGACTTTTGGATGAGGCATCGGGTATTTTTACAAGGCGAATGCGACCGACGGCCTTACCATTCTCCTGCGCCACGATCAGCACAAGGGTCTTACCTTCGGCTCCGCGCCCCCGTTTCCCGGGCCTTGTGCCGCCTATGAAGGTTTCATCCACCTGCACGGTTCCGGTCAGTCTTTCCCGTCCCGGACGTACCATCGCCCGGCGGAGCTTGTGCAGCCACGTCCATGCGGTCTTGTAGCTTCCGAGGCCGAGAACGCGCATCAGTCCCAGGGCGCTGGCTCCGTTCTTCTGGCTTGTCACCCACCAGATCGCCCTGAACCAGGACGCCAGCGGTTTGCGGGTGCCCTCAAAGATCGTACCCGAGGTTACAGATGTTTTACGACTGCACTTCTTGCACTTGAAAAGGCCGTCTGCCAGTCGCCACGACTCCCCATGGCCACAGGCCGGGCAAAGGAAGCCGTTCGGCCATCGCAATGATGCAAGATAGTCGCGACATGCTTCTTCACTTGAAAAGTTCAGTTCCAATTCTTCCAGATCCTTTGGATACGCTTCCATGAAACGTGTGTACCACAACATGTGGGTCTAGTCCAGCGAAGTGAATACCCCTATTGTAAAAAAAAGATATCAGTGCCCCTAAGTTGGTTTGAGGAAAATTCATTCTGCTCAGCTTGTGGTGGGGAAATTGATACTAAACCACTTTCCGATTTTGCTTATGAAAAAGTACTTGAGGCAAAAGAGGCTCTTCAGCAAAAAATGAATAAATGATTCGAACCACCATTAAGTCCTTTTGAGTAAAGACAAAAAATCCCCTGATCCAATCTTTTTGCGTTTTTCCAACTTTCGCTATCGATTGAACTATCCAACCCGGATTCAACTTGTGCCGTTTTTATTTCTACATGGGCGAGTGGAGCAAGGCTCCCTCAAACAACCGTGCGGGCTCAGGCGGCCAGATCTCCCCGACGAACGGGGTGGCGGCTGTCACGGATTACTAAGATCCATGACGTCCCAGAAAATCATGCGGTACATCCCTGTGCGCTACCTATTCAAGAAAAACAGCGGCTGTCTGCGTTCGTCTTCCGCAAGCGTTCCGCCAAGCCTCTCTATTCATAGGCTCTGAAAATGTCATAGGCTATGACCTATGAATGATTCAATACCTCCAACCGAACTGACGATACTCAAGGCCGACACGGCCGGCCGCGTGAGAACCCCCATTGAACAACGGAACGCGCTGCTTGACGCGTTCGAGCAGAGCGGCATGTCGGGGGCCGCGTTTGCGAAACTGCATGGAATCAAGTACCCGACCTTTGCGTATTGGCGGAAACGCCGCGAGGAGGCGCGCAACGAAGACGACGCGCGCTCGGGTCCGTTTTTCGAGGAGATTGAAATCCAACGGGCGGCGGCGGGCCCAGGTGGGTTGGGGATCGAGCTGCCGGGCGGGGCCCGCTTGGTTATCGACCGGGCCGATCAGTTCCCGATGGTGGCGGCGCTGCTGAAGTACCTGGAGCACTCATGCTGAGTTTCACGGGGGCGCTGAAGGTGTATGCGGCGATGGAACCGCAGGACATGCGCAAGAGTTTCAACGGGCTGGCGGCGGTGGTGCAGGAGCACCTCGGGGGCGATCCATACCAGGGGGCGCTCTACCTGTTCACAAACAAGCGGCGCAACCGGCTCAAGATCCTGTTCTGGGACGGCACCGGGTTGTGGGTTGCGGCGAAACGTCTCGAACAGGGGTGCTTCAGCTGGCCGCAGCCGTCGCGTTCCGGCCAGAAGCGGCTGTCGCTCACGCCGGAGGCGCTGGCGCTGCTGACCGACGGGGTGGATCTCAAAGGCGCGAAGATGCGCCCGTGGTACGAGCGCGAATAAAGTCTGGAAAAATCTGAATGCAACGGGGCCTTTGCTGTCTAAGGGAGGCATGAGTGAAGCTGACATCATCGCCCGCCAAAACCAGGAAATCGAGTTCCTCCGCGAGGAGAACCGGTTGCTGCGCCAGAAGGTGGATCTGCTCGTTCGCCAGATCTTCGGCGGCGGCAAAAGCGAGAAGCTTTCCCCCGACCAGATCGAGATGCTTTTCGGAGACGAAACGCCGGGACAGCCGGAGGCTTCCGCTGATGAACCGGCCGCTGTGGAAGCCCCGGAACCCGCGCGCAAGCGCCAGCCCCGCCGGCCCCGCTATCCGGAAAACCTTCCCGTCGAGGAAGAGATCATCGACCCCGAGCCCGTCAAGGCCAACCCCTCGCTCTTCCGCCAGATCGGCGAGCAGGTCAGCGAACAGCTCGACTACGAGCCAGGCCGTTTCAAAATCAAACGGCAGGTTCGCCGCACCTTCGTGAAGCGCAACGATCCCGATGCCGTGCCGACCACCGCGGCGCTTCCGCCGAAACTGCTCGAGCGCGGCATGATGGCCCCCGGCCTGCTGGCGCATGTGGTCGTGGGCAAGTACGCCGACCATCTTCCGCTCTACCGGCAGGAACAGATCTTCAAACAACGGTACGACGTCCACCTCGGGCGCAACACCCTCTGCCGCGGCGTCGAGCTCGTTGCCGAATGGCTCAAGCCGGTCGCACAACAGATGTTCAAGGAACAGCTCGCCGGCGGCTATGTCCAGCTCGATGAAACACCGGTGCAGTATCTGAGTGCCGGGCGCGGCAAAACCGCCAAAGGCTACCTGTGGGTGTCGAACGCACCCCGGAACAAAGACACCGTCTTCCACTGGGCGCCGGGCCGCGGCTACGAACACCTGAAGCGATGGCTGCCCGACCAATTCGACTGCATCATCCAGACCGACGAATACCAACCGTATGCCAAACTAACGAAGGAACTCGCATTGCCCGCGCACGCCGCGTGCTGGGCACACGTGCGCCGCCGCTTCTTCAAGGCATACGAGATGGGCGAACACCGGGCGCGCAACGGCTGGATCCTCCACCAAATCGGACAGCTCTACCAAATCGAAAAAAAGCTTCGCGAACAAAACGCCGGGCCCAACCTGCGCGCCGCCATCCGCGAAAGCGAAAGCCGTCCCATCCTCGACCGCCTCTTCCGAGTCTTCGGGGCCATGTTCGAAGGCGGATACTACAAACCCAGATCGCTCACCGGCACCGCCGTCGCCTACGCCCTGCGCCAGCGCGAAGGACTGCGGGCCTACGTCGAACTCGGCCAGGTCGAGATCGACAACAACGGCGTCGAAAACGCCATCCGCCCCGCCGCGCTCGGCCGCAAGAACTGGCTGTTCATCGGCGACAAGGACGCCGGCTGGCGCAGCGCCGTCATCTACACCATCCTCGCCAGCTGCAAAACCCACGGCCTCGACCCCTACGCCTACCTCAAGGACGTGCTCGAACGCCTGCCGGACATGACCATCCGGCAGATCCCCTCGGTCACACCCCGCGCCTGGGCCAAGGCCCGGTCTATGAAACTCGCATCATAGACGTCATAGATGGCCACCTATGACGTTTTCAAAATCTATGATCAATAGTTGTCAAGGGGTGCTTCGCGGATCGCTTACCGTCTTCCGGTGTAACGATAATGCAGTGGAAGGCAGAGTCCAGTTTGGTGCGGGCTTGCGACAGGGTCGGCTCCTTATTAAATCAGGTTCTGTAAAAACCGGAGGCGGCGGTTCCAATCAAGACGATCGGGTACGGGTTCTTTCCAGCGCGGCTGATTCGGATTCAAACCATTTTATTATGCCGTGCATCGGATGACCACTTTGTCCCAGTTAGAATATCCGGATCACCACCGCCTCCTTATAAAAGTGTATATTAAATCATCGTCGCCCCTTAATCAGCTGGTCGACATTAAAGCCGGTTTTGCGATCGAGCATGAAATAAACCGCCCTGGCAATCTTGGCTGCGATAATAGCGTTGGCCGTGTGCTTGCCCTTCTTGCGCTCGAGTTTCTGGTAGTAGGCATTGAGTTTCGGGTCGGCACGTTTACCAAGAATAGCGGCCTGCATGAAAGCCCACTTTAAATATGGATTACCCATCTTACGCCCTTTGCCGCCA from Pontiella desulfatans includes these protein-coding regions:
- a CDS encoding phage integrase N-terminal SAM-like domain-containing protein, with amino-acid sequence MEDKKKFKPDKNHKLMDQVRETMRYYHYAYRTEQTYCDWIKRFLAFAEGCRLMP
- a CDS encoding IS1595 family transposase; translated protein: MEAYPKDLEELELNFSSEEACRDYLASLRWPNGFLCPACGHGESWRLADGLFKCKKCSRKTSVTSGTIFEGTRKPLASWFRAIWWVTSQKNGASALGLMRVLGLGSYKTAWTWLHKLRRAMVRPGRERLTGTVQVDETFIGGTRPGKRGRGAEGKTLVLIVAQENGKAVGRIRLVKIPDASSKSLEGAIRETVDPGTQVKTDGWKGYNGLGALGYDHKVVRKSEDVGANLLPLCHRVASLLKRWLGGTHQGAVSHEHLAYYLDEYTFRFNRRTSRSRGMLFYRLLQNAVAMEPVRFKEISLSVRGRNHKIQT
- the tnpA gene encoding IS66 family insertion sequence element accessory protein TnpA, yielding MNDSIPPTELTILKADTAGRVRTPIEQRNALLDAFEQSGMSGAAFAKLHGIKYPTFAYWRKRREEARNEDDARSGPFFEEIEIQRAAAGPGGLGIELPGGARLVIDRADQFPMVAALLKYLEHSC
- the tnpB gene encoding IS66 family insertion sequence element accessory protein TnpB (TnpB, as the term is used for proteins encoded by IS66 family insertion elements, is considered an accessory protein, since TnpC, encoded by a neighboring gene, is a DDE family transposase.) — encoded protein: MLSFTGALKVYAAMEPQDMRKSFNGLAAVVQEHLGGDPYQGALYLFTNKRRNRLKILFWDGTGLWVAAKRLEQGCFSWPQPSRSGQKRLSLTPEALALLTDGVDLKGAKMRPWYERE
- the tnpC gene encoding IS66 family transposase, translated to MSEADIIARQNQEIEFLREENRLLRQKVDLLVRQIFGGGKSEKLSPDQIEMLFGDETPGQPEASADEPAAVEAPEPARKRQPRRPRYPENLPVEEEIIDPEPVKANPSLFRQIGEQVSEQLDYEPGRFKIKRQVRRTFVKRNDPDAVPTTAALPPKLLERGMMAPGLLAHVVVGKYADHLPLYRQEQIFKQRYDVHLGRNTLCRGVELVAEWLKPVAQQMFKEQLAGGYVQLDETPVQYLSAGRGKTAKGYLWVSNAPRNKDTVFHWAPGRGYEHLKRWLPDQFDCIIQTDEYQPYAKLTKELALPAHAACWAHVRRRFFKAYEMGEHRARNGWILHQIGQLYQIEKKLREQNAGPNLRAAIRESESRPILDRLFRVFGAMFEGGYYKPRSLTGTAVAYALRQREGLRAYVELGQVEIDNNGVENAIRPAALGRKNWLFIGDKDAGWRSAVIYTILASCKTHGLDPYAYLKDVLERLPDMTIRQIPSVTPRAWAKARSMKLAS